The following DNA comes from Mastomys coucha isolate ucsf_1 unplaced genomic scaffold, UCSF_Mcou_1 pScaffold11, whole genome shotgun sequence.
TACCTTGCAACCCTCGTGGGGAACCTGCTGATGCTGCTGCTCATCAGCTCGGACGCCCACCTTCGtacccccatgtacttcttcctgaGATACCTCTCGTTTATGGATGCATTCTACTCTTCAGTCATTGTGCCCAAGTTGCTGAGAAACCTTATTTCTGAATGGAAGACCATATCCTTCCTTGGGTGTTTCATTCAGATCGCCCTGGTCATATTTTCTGGGGCCACCGAAGCCTGCCTCCTTTCCGCCATGGCCTATGACCGGTTCCAGGCTGTGTGCCACCCACTGATGTATGTGGTCACTATGAATGGAAAGGTATGTTCTGGGATGGTGGCTCTATCCGGGGCCATAGGAATGAGTGTCGGCCTGGTTAACACCCTCCTGCTGGCTCAGGAGGACTTCTGTGGCCCGAACGTCATCCACAATTTTGCCTGTGAGCTGCCTCCAGTGCTCTTGTTGGTCTGCTCTGACCCTCACACTACTATTGGCTCCATCCTGACTACCTTGGTGGTCTTGGGTTTTGGTTCACTTGTCCTCCTGCTGGGATCCTACAGCCGCATCATCAGGACAGCGTTGGCCATCAACTCGGCCACAGGTCGGAGCAAGATCTTCTCCACATGTTCTTCCCATTTCCTTGTGGTTAGCATCTTCTATGGTTCAGGAGTGTTCAGGTGTGTCCCGTGATAGTTCCTACAAGTGCTGAGTGCCCCTTTCCTAACTGCCTTCGACCTACGGAACAGCATTGCCACTCTGTGCCACGCAGCAGGAAAGAACCCTCCTGAAATGCCAAAGGCTT
Coding sequences within:
- the LOC116080928 gene encoding olfactory receptor 8S1-like, translating into MEVRNVTEFVLLGLTSNPRSQVLLFVLFLVIYLATLVGNLLMLLLISSDAHLRTPMYFFLRYLSFMDAFYSSVIVPKLLRNLISEWKTISFLGCFIQIALVIFSGATEACLLSAMAYDRFQAVCHPLMYVVTMNGKVCSGMVALSGAIGMSVGLVNTLLLAQEDFCGPNVIHNFACELPPVLLLVCSDPHTTIGSILTTLVVLGFGSLVLLLGSYSRIIRTALAINSATGRSKIFSTCSSHFLVVSIFYGSGVFRYMTPASGSALEQVLSLQYSVVTPLLNPLIYSLKNKDVKAALKRMLSRKSRLT